In bacterium, a genomic segment contains:
- a CDS encoding polysaccharide deacetylase family protein gives MMNYKRNKHVPILVYHRVVHIKPSASQHGIWVEAKNFRRQMRLLHLMGFKTISLDMLASIDKFPKKPIIITFDDGYLDNYLYAFPILKKYGFTATIFLVKGQIGGVNQWDILPGEEAIRLLSINEIQEMSEYGISFGGHTITHPHLLQLSRDKAFEEIVQCKKDLEGIIQQEVTTFCYPYGEFDQMIKQMVRDAGFKCACACDTKADDLYKLRRIQVFPKTNLFGFWRKTQWWYDKYIRLF, from the coding sequence ATGATGAACTACAAAAGAAATAAACATGTGCCAATATTAGTGTATCATCGGGTAGTTCATATAAAGCCATCTGCTTCTCAGCATGGGATATGGGTAGAAGCTAAGAATTTCAGACGACAGATGAGGCTTTTACATCTTATGGGGTTTAAGACTATCTCCTTAGATATGCTTGCTTCAATAGATAAATTTCCAAAAAAACCAATCATTATCACCTTTGATGACGGTTACCTTGATAATTACCTTTATGCCTTTCCTATCCTGAAAAAGTATGGGTTCACTGCAACCATATTTCTAGTAAAAGGACAAATTGGCGGGGTTAATCAATGGGATATACTGCCCGGGGAAGAGGCAATAAGGCTTTTATCCATAAATGAGATACAGGAAATGTCTGAATATGGCATTTCGTTTGGCGGACATACCATCACCCATCCACATCTTCTGCAATTAAGCAGAGATAAAGCCTTTGAGGAAATAGTTCAATGCAAGAAGGATCTGGAAGGGATTATTCAGCAAGAAGTTACGACTTTTTGCTATCCTTATGGTGAGTTTGACCAAATGATAAAACAAATGGTCAGGGATGCTGGGTTCAAATGCGCCTGTGCCTGCGATACAAAGGCAGATGACCTTTACAAATTAAGACGAATACAGGTATTCCCAAAAACTAATTTGTTCG
- the lpxK gene encoding tetraacyldisaccharide 4'-kinase, whose protein sequence is MNLESIFYKVINDQKKSLSLLPIKIGLKTLSGVYYLFIQIRFLLYRLKIFKEKRLDADVISVGNITLGGTGKTSLVLKLANLFKKEGKKIAILSRGYKGNLKGKMALVSDGEQIFLKPNQCGDEAFLLAKNLPAGIPVIIGKDRYFSGRYALDKFKVDTLILDDGFQHLKLFRNLDIVLINSSNPFGNNHLFPRGILREPIKNLRRGDVLILTKFDKETKEDPFQNIVKAWGKDQLICKSIHRPVSFIDLRNKTKHGLALIKDKEVRAFSSLGDPLTFEKMLNKLGAKKVVSWRFPDHYFYKQKDIEKIITNFKETKGEVVITTEKDALKLEEMWPKEDIKLYYLKIILELISGQDEFIKILNNERK, encoded by the coding sequence ATGAATCTTGAAAGTATATTTTATAAAGTAATTAATGACCAAAAAAAAAGTCTTTCTTTGTTACCAATAAAAATAGGATTAAAAACTCTCTCTGGAGTTTATTACCTTTTTATCCAGATAAGGTTTTTATTATACAGGTTAAAGATCTTTAAAGAAAAGAGATTAGATGCTGATGTGATTAGCGTAGGAAATATTACCTTAGGAGGCACCGGGAAAACTTCCTTGGTCTTGAAATTAGCTAATCTCTTCAAAAAAGAAGGTAAAAAGATAGCTATTTTAAGTCGAGGATATAAAGGGAATCTAAAAGGAAAGATGGCTCTAGTAAGTGACGGCGAACAAATTTTTTTAAAACCTAATCAATGTGGAGATGAGGCTTTTCTTTTAGCTAAGAATTTACCGGCTGGCATTCCAGTAATAATAGGAAAAGATCGATATTTTTCAGGAAGGTATGCTTTAGATAAATTTAAGGTAGATACTCTAATTTTAGATGATGGTTTTCAACATCTTAAGCTTTTTCGTAACTTAGATATTGTCTTAATAAACTCAAGCAATCCTTTTGGAAATAACCATCTTTTTCCCAGGGGCATCCTAAGGGAACCAATTAAAAATTTAAGAAGAGGAGATGTCTTAATCCTGACTAAATTTGATAAAGAAACAAAAGAAGATCCTTTCCAAAACATAGTTAAAGCCTGGGGAAAAGATCAGCTTATCTGTAAGAGTATTCATAGACCAGTAAGTTTTATCGACTTAAGAAATAAGACTAAGCACGGCTTAGCTCTGATCAAAGATAAAGAAGTTAGAGCTTTTTCTAGCCTCGGCGACCCTTTGACATTTGAGAAGATGTTAAATAAATTAGGAGCAAAAAAAGTAGTAAGTTGGCGTTTTCCTGATCATTATTTTTATAAACAAAAGGACATAGAAAAGATTATTACTAATTTTAAAGAGACTAAAGGAGAAGTAGTTATTACCACAGAAAAGGATGCCCTTAAATTAGAAGAGATGTGGCCAAAAGAAGACATAAAGCTATACTACTTAAAAATAATTTTAGAATTAATTTCTGGTCAGGATGAATTTATAAAGATCTTAAATAATGAAAGAAAATAA
- a CDS encoding glycosyltransferase family 9 protein: MENIRGIKKILVLRNDCLGDLILSLPAISALRKSYPRAHLGILIQDYTRDILWNNPDVDEIIIDQKQGVLELACQIREKRFDLAVVLYPSWRNGWLCWLSRIPYRVGTGYKPVGILFNKRAYIHRTKVVHHEIDYCLKLAKEAGAQLMGREIALWIKDEDNRYVQSLLTRHNLLGISPLIGIHPGSGGSALNWSKENYARLIDGLSFVDGVRVVVTGSKEEQNLVDQIIAKTHTKPVNLAGQTSLGQLMALFSFCHLFVGPSTGPMHLAAGLGIPVIVLFSPLSSQSPAKWGPYGQKHVVLMPEGITCCLRKCKKERCKAYNCMDQIIPERVLETVRRWV; this comes from the coding sequence TTGGAAAATATTAGGGGAATAAAAAAGATACTTGTCTTAAGAAATGATTGTCTCGGTGATCTTATCTTAAGCCTGCCAGCCATATCTGCCCTTCGAAAAAGCTATCCTCGGGCACATCTTGGGATATTAATTCAAGATTATACACGGGATATCTTATGGAATAATCCAGATGTAGATGAGATAATCATTGACCAAAAGCAAGGTGTGCTTGAATTAGCTTGTCAGATAAGGGAAAAAAGGTTTGATCTGGCTGTGGTTCTTTATCCAAGCTGGCGAAATGGATGGCTTTGTTGGTTAAGTAGAATTCCTTATCGGGTAGGGACAGGATATAAACCGGTGGGAATATTATTTAATAAGAGGGCATATATTCACCGGACAAAGGTAGTTCATCATGAGATAGATTATTGTTTAAAGCTGGCAAAAGAGGCAGGAGCTCAGTTAATGGGAAGAGAGATAGCCTTATGGATAAAGGATGAGGATAATCGATATGTTCAATCGCTACTGACAAGGCACAATTTATTAGGTATTTCCCCCTTGATTGGCATCCATCCTGGCAGTGGTGGTTCAGCCTTAAATTGGAGTAAAGAGAACTATGCTCGCTTAATTGATGGCTTAAGTTTCGTAGATGGAGTAAGAGTGGTTGTTACTGGTAGCAAAGAAGAACAAAACTTGGTTGATCAAATAATTGCAAAGACCCATACTAAGCCAGTCAATTTAGCTGGGCAGACTAGCCTGGGTCAACTTATGGCTCTTTTCTCCTTTTGTCACCTCTTTGTTGGTCCAAGCACTGGCCCCATGCATCTTGCAGCTGGACTTGGTATACCAGTGATAGTCTTATTTTCGCCTCTTTCCTCTCAATCTCCAGCTAAATGGGGTCCTTATGGCCAAAAACATGTAGTGCTTATGCCAGAAGGAATAACATGCTGCTTGCGAAAATGCAAAAAAGAAAGGTGCAAGGCATATAATTGCATGGATCAAATTATCCCTGAGCGGGTATTAGAAACAGTAAGGAGGTGGGTTTAA
- the lpxB gene encoding lipid-A-disaccharide synthase has protein sequence MEKKVMIVAGESSGDLHGAYLVKSIKKIRPEVSFFGLGGSLMKEAGVEVIFDLTQESIIGLVEAIKIFPKIFKVYQDLKKLILKNPPHLLVLIDFPEFNLYLAKFASQQNIPVIYYLPPTVWAWREKRAKKIAQRVNEVMTIFPFEKQVYDKYKVKSTYIGHPLIDIVKVNLTKEEIFSKLPLNKEVEYIGLLPGSRKSEIKKILPILFQAAKILKKNYPKLNFLIPLARSLTINDLYEVVNEEELRIINAQVIKEDHYEVMSICKLLIVASGTATLEAMILSVPMIIVYKVNWLTWVLGKLLVRLRYFGLPNIIAGKKIIPEMFQGKATPRLISKKAADLLLKEKMIKEQKKEMKMATTYLGEVGVIDRAARIIESYLR, from the coding sequence ATGGAAAAGAAAGTAATGATTGTGGCTGGAGAATCTTCAGGGGATTTACATGGAGCTTACTTAGTTAAAAGCATAAAGAAGATCAGGCCAGAGGTAAGTTTCTTTGGCCTAGGCGGCTCCTTGATGAAGGAAGCTGGTGTAGAGGTCATCTTTGATCTTACTCAAGAAAGTATTATCGGCTTGGTAGAAGCCATTAAAATATTTCCAAAGATATTTAAAGTTTACCAAGATTTAAAGAAACTTATCTTAAAAAACCCCCCCCATCTCTTAGTTTTAATTGACTTTCCAGAATTTAATCTTTACTTAGCTAAATTTGCCAGCCAGCAAAATATCCCCGTGATTTATTATTTACCTCCCACCGTCTGGGCTTGGCGAGAAAAAAGAGCTAAAAAGATAGCCCAAAGAGTAAATGAAGTCATGACTATCTTTCCTTTTGAAAAGCAAGTTTATGATAAATATAAAGTAAAGTCGACTTATATTGGCCATCCCTTAATTGATATTGTAAAAGTAAATCTTACTAAAGAGGAGATCTTTTCAAAGCTGCCCTTAAATAAAGAGGTTGAATATATTGGTCTTTTGCCAGGAAGTAGAAAAAGTGAGATAAAAAAGATACTTCCTATCTTGTTTCAAGCGGCTAAGATTTTAAAAAAAAACTATCCTAAATTAAATTTTTTAATTCCATTAGCTAGAAGTTTAACGATTAATGATTTATACGAAGTAGTAAATGAAGAAGAACTAAGAATTATTAATGCTCAAGTAATTAAAGAAGACCATTATGAAGTAATGAGTATCTGTAAATTACTAATCGTTGCCTCTGGAACAGCTACCTTAGAAGCGATGATCTTAAGTGTACCGATGATTATTGTCTACAAGGTTAATTGGCTGACTTGGGTCTTAGGTAAATTATTAGTAAGGCTGAGATATTTTGGCCTTCCTAATATTATTGCGGGAAAGAAGATAATTCCTGAGATGTTCCAAGGTAAAGCTACTCCCCGATTAATCTCAAAAAAAGCAGCCGACTTACTTCTTAAGGAAAAAATGATTAAAGAGCAGAAAAAAGAGATGAAGATGGCAACTACTTATTTAGGAGAAGTTGGTGTAATTGATAGAGCTGCAAGAATTATAGAAAGTTATCTCAGATAG
- a CDS encoding glycosyltransferase family 4 protein, which yields MNILFVLSQVELTGAETYAVSLVQWLQDKGYKVTMVSDTLNSKIAIPYYSLDLDNRKSLLNRIKHVMSLTRIIRQEKITLLHAHSRASSWVAYFASRITNVPLVTTAHCIYSTRLSRKLMPCFGEKIIAISEAVREHLIRDLGVNDKNIFLIPNGINIDRFSPQTASAKLRKELRIQPGARVVSWVGRFSNKRGKLIEEIVKRVLPEILMVIPNLKILIIAGGEKSDSLKTRVEAINRQFNDEVIRFTGLRHDMPLIYGLSDLVIGAGRVALEAMACSRAVMAIGEKKFIGLLTPQNIEEGISTNFGDCCQMQPVDWKAMSQAIIKVFKKEDQVKELCRWGREIVISKFNLNMVAEKVVAVYDELQKK from the coding sequence ATGAATATTCTCTTTGTCCTTTCTCAGGTTGAGTTGACCGGCGCTGAAACCTATGCTGTTTCCTTGGTGCAATGGCTACAAGATAAGGGTTATAAGGTAACTATGGTTTCGGATACACTCAACTCTAAGATAGCTATTCCCTATTATTCCCTTGACTTAGATAACAGAAAAAGCCTGCTTAATCGGATAAAACATGTAATGTCTTTAACCAGAATAATTCGGCAAGAAAAAATTACTCTCCTTCATGCTCATTCAAGAGCCTCTTCCTGGGTAGCTTATTTTGCCAGTCGAATAACTAATGTTCCCTTAGTAACAACAGCTCATTGTATATATTCTACACGTTTGAGCCGTAAACTTATGCCCTGCTTTGGAGAAAAGATAATTGCTATCTCTGAGGCAGTCAGAGAGCATCTGATTAGGGACTTAGGGGTCAATGATAAGAATATATTCTTGATACCAAATGGCATAAATATAGATCGTTTTAGTCCGCAAACTGCCTCAGCTAAGCTAAGAAAAGAACTAAGGATTCAGCCAGGAGCAAGGGTTGTTTCCTGGGTTGGCAGGTTTAGTAACAAAAGAGGAAAGCTAATAGAAGAAATAGTAAAAAGAGTACTTCCTGAGATTTTAATGGTTATCCCTAACCTTAAGATACTTATTATTGCTGGTGGGGAAAAAAGTGATTCACTAAAGACAAGGGTTGAGGCTATTAATCGGCAATTTAATGATGAGGTGATAAGATTTACTGGCTTACGTCATGATATGCCTTTAATTTATGGGTTATCTGATCTAGTTATTGGCGCAGGCAGAGTAGCGTTAGAGGCAATGGCTTGTAGCCGAGCTGTAATGGCTATAGGAGAAAAGAAATTCATAGGCTTGCTTACCCCTCAAAATATCGAGGAAGGGATATCTACCAATTTTGGTGACTGTTGCCAGATGCAACCAGTTGATTGGAAGGCTATGAGCCAGGCAATAATTAAGGTTTTCAAGAAAGAAGACCAGGTAAAAGAATTATGCAGATGGGGAAGAGAAATCGTTATTTCTAAATTCAATCTAAACATGGTAGCAGAAAAGGTAGTAGCTGTCTATGATGAACTACAAAAGAAATAA
- the lpxI gene encoding UDP-2,3-diacylglucosamine diphosphatase LpxI (LpxI, functionally equivalent to LpxH, replaces it in LPS biosynthesis in a minority of bacteria.), whose product MRRIGIIAGEGVLPLMLAEELKRQGLEGVAICLTPELNNQMEKTVKKVYEIKIGEVEKIVKTLKLHEVKELVMIGKVRKQILYEDIVLDQRGILLLSNLVNKNDDTILKAIVNEFEREGIKIIDQTKYLKRILPAKGILSERKPNLKEYEDINYGWEVAKKVAFLDIGQTVIVKEKAVIAIEAIEGTNKAILRAGELAKAGTVVVKVSKPQQDFRFDVPTVGPETIKAMLEVKAKVLAIEAEKTLLVEREKVKTLVDDGGIALVVI is encoded by the coding sequence ATGAGAAGAATTGGAATTATTGCTGGGGAAGGAGTTCTTCCTTTAATGTTAGCTGAAGAGTTAAAAAGGCAAGGCTTAGAAGGAGTAGCTATCTGCCTTACCCCAGAGTTAAATAACCAGATGGAAAAAACAGTCAAGAAAGTTTATGAAATTAAGATTGGAGAAGTAGAGAAGATAGTGAAGACCTTGAAGCTTCACGAAGTTAAAGAATTAGTGATGATAGGAAAGGTGAGAAAACAAATTTTATATGAAGATATAGTTCTTGATCAGCGAGGAATCTTGCTCTTAAGTAATTTAGTAAATAAGAATGACGATACTATCTTAAAAGCCATAGTCAATGAATTTGAAAGAGAAGGAATAAAGATTATCGATCAAACTAAGTACTTAAAAAGAATTTTGCCGGCCAAAGGCATATTAAGCGAAAGAAAGCCAAACCTTAAAGAATATGAAGACATTAACTATGGATGGGAAGTAGCTAAAAAGGTAGCTTTCCTTGATATTGGTCAAACCGTAATCGTGAAAGAAAAAGCAGTAATTGCTATAGAAGCTATAGAAGGAACAAATAAAGCTATCTTAAGAGCAGGGGAGTTGGCTAAGGCAGGGACAGTAGTAGTAAAAGTAAGTAAGCCTCAACAAGACTTTAGATTTGATGTACCTACCGTAGGTCCTGAAACGATAAAAGCGATGTTAGAAGTAAAGGCAAAAGTATTAGCCATAGAAGCTGAGAAAACTTTGTTAGTGGAAAGAGAGAAAGTAAAAACCTTAGTAGATGATGGTGGGATAGCCTTGGTAGTAATTTAA
- the waaF gene encoding lipopolysaccharide heptosyltransferase II, whose protein sequence is MKENKFKKILIIQTGFIGDVVLTIPLIETIKKNYPQSFLCAVTLKNGKDILLYNPYLDEIIIYEKKSRDKGLINFINLVKKIRRKRFDLAILPHKSLRSVLITVFSGIKERVGLKKYLAYLFYSKKIPLIKEDQAIERNLRLASALNCTLIEKNPHLYLSAKDNEYTDKFLRINSHDYLVGINPGAVWKTKRWVKEGFAEVGNILAKEGKVKIIFFGGPNETSLVKEIMELINFKPIIATGKTTVRQMISLISKCKLYIGNDSGPTHIAASLGIPTVVIFGPTVLEQGFTPRGDKVVILENKSLKCRPCGGHGPDRCKYDTLACMKSISAEEVVRSCKEVIKW, encoded by the coding sequence ATGAAAGAAAATAAATTTAAGAAGATTCTCATTATTCAAACAGGTTTTATTGGAGATGTAGTCCTTACTATCCCTTTAATTGAAACAATTAAGAAAAATTATCCTCAATCTTTTCTCTGTGCAGTAACTTTAAAGAATGGAAAAGATATTCTCCTTTATAATCCTTACCTTGATGAGATTATTATTTATGAAAAAAAATCAAGAGATAAAGGGTTAATTAATTTTATAAATTTAGTAAAAAAGATAAGAAGGAAGAGATTTGATCTAGCTATCCTGCCCCACAAATCACTTCGCTCCGTCTTAATCACTGTATTTTCAGGAATTAAAGAAAGAGTGGGTCTAAAAAAATACCTGGCTTATCTTTTTTATTCTAAAAAGATTCCTTTAATTAAAGAAGATCAGGCTATAGAAAGAAACTTAAGGTTAGCTTCGGCTCTTAATTGCACCTTAATAGAAAAAAATCCCCATCTTTATTTAAGTGCTAAAGATAATGAGTATACCGATAAATTTTTAAGAATTAATAGCCATGATTATTTAGTGGGCATTAATCCTGGAGCAGTCTGGAAGACCAAAAGATGGGTTAAAGAAGGCTTTGCTGAGGTAGGAAATATCTTAGCCAAAGAAGGTAAAGTTAAAATTATCTTTTTTGGTGGACCAAATGAAACTTCTTTAGTTAAAGAAATTATGGAGTTAATAAATTTTAAACCAATTATCGCCACAGGAAAAACTACTGTCAGGCAGATGATTTCATTAATAAGCAAGTGCAAGTTATACATTGGCAATGATTCTGGACCTACTCACATTGCAGCTTCTTTAGGTATTCCTACTGTAGTTATCTTTGGACCTACTGTTTTAGAGCAAGGCTTTACTCCTCGGGGAGATAAAGTAGTTATCTTAGAAAATAAAAGTTTAAAATGTCGTCCTTGTGGGGGGCATGGTCCAGATAGATGTAAATACGATACCTTAGCTTGCATGAAGAGTATCAGCGCGGAAGAAGTAGTAAGGAGTTGTAAAGAAGTTATAAAGTGGTAA
- a CDS encoding lysophospholipid acyltransferase family protein produces MKIKRLFKSNLAIKIISCFLAKIIKIVCLTIRLKTINEEVYLRLKKEEKRLIYTTWHNRLFLIPYFLRKKDLQILVSKSQDGRLLSSTLKYFNLYPIEGSTHRGGAEATIKMIHILKKGFEGGITPDGPQGPKYFLKRGVIDIAQKTGHTILPITYGVSKKYTLHTWDNFIIPCPFAKGVLIYGEPIEVGKDLSRHQIEEIRLKAEIELSKITTWADKEYSFHES; encoded by the coding sequence ATGAAGATAAAAAGACTTTTTAAGAGTAATTTAGCCATAAAGATAATTTCATGCTTTTTAGCTAAGATAATTAAGATTGTCTGCTTGACGATCAGATTAAAAACTATTAACGAAGAAGTTTATTTAAGGCTAAAAAAAGAAGAGAAAAGATTAATTTATACTACTTGGCATAATAGACTCTTTCTTATTCCTTATTTTCTTAGAAAAAAAGACCTCCAAATCTTAGTAAGTAAAAGCCAAGATGGTAGGCTTTTAAGCAGTACTTTAAAATACTTTAATCTTTATCCCATTGAAGGCTCTACCCATCGAGGTGGAGCTGAAGCTACTATTAAGATGATCCATATATTAAAAAAAGGGTTTGAAGGAGGGATTACTCCTGATGGACCACAAGGTCCCAAATACTTTCTGAAAAGAGGAGTAATAGATATTGCTCAAAAGACCGGCCATACTATTTTACCCATTACTTATGGGGTTTCTAAAAAGTATACGCTCCATACTTGGGATAATTTTATTATCCCCTGCCCTTTTGCCAAAGGAGTATTAATTTATGGAGAACCTATAGAGGTAGGCAAAGATCTATCTCGCCATCAAATAGAAGAAATAAGGTTAAAAGCTGAGATAGAATTATCTAAGATTACAACGTGGGCAGACAAGGAATACTCTTTTCATGAATCTTGA